One segment of Ancylothrix sp. D3o DNA contains the following:
- a CDS encoding thioredoxin family protein yields MLSSISERAFTQEVLESPTPVLVHFWAPWCGVCRLINPLLMRFQAEWGENIKVVGFNADESLKVANAYRLTNLPTLILFEGGKVRYRLDSFSGREDLRQSLEVMTQMYVHPKTVWLHSSGERHPYSA; encoded by the coding sequence CTGCTGTCATCGATTAGCGAGCGGGCTTTTACACAAGAAGTTTTAGAATCTCCTACTCCTGTCCTTGTCCATTTTTGGGCACCTTGGTGTGGTGTTTGCCGGCTGATTAACCCCCTTTTGATGCGTTTTCAAGCCGAATGGGGAGAAAATATTAAGGTGGTGGGCTTCAATGCGGATGAAAGTTTAAAGGTAGCGAATGCTTACCGACTCACTAATTTGCCCACACTGATTCTCTTTGAAGGCGGCAAAGTTCGTTATCGTCTCGATAGTTTCTCTGGACGGGAGGATCTGCGGCAGTCTCTCGAAGTGATGACTCAGATGTATGTCCACCCTAAAACGGTGTGGCTGCATTCTTCAGGAGAACGTCATCCCTATTCCGCTTAG
- a CDS encoding LysR family transcriptional regulator, with translation MSDLPFTLDQLRILKAIAAEGSFKRAADSLYVSQPAVSLQVQNLERQLDVPLFDRGGRRAQLTEAGYLLLSYGEKILTLCQETCRAIEDLQNLQGGTLIIGASQTTGTYLLPRMIGQFRQRYPDVAVQLHVHSTRRTSWSVANGQIDLAIVGGEVPAELQESLEVVPYAEDELALILPVAHPFAKNGTVQKDDLYKLQFITLDSQSTIRKVIDAVLTRSGIDTRRLKIEMELNSIEAIKNAVQAGLGAAFVSVSAIEKELQMGILYRAQTDDVVVKRMLSVIYNPNRYRSKAAEAFSREVLPLFATLGLDKRLTNPPTPTLDTEIEITSPNSTAG, from the coding sequence ATGTCTGACCTCCCTTTCACTTTAGACCAGTTACGCATTCTCAAAGCCATTGCCGCTGAGGGCAGTTTTAAAAGAGCCGCAGATAGTCTCTACGTCTCCCAACCTGCCGTTAGCTTACAAGTTCAAAACCTTGAGAGACAGTTGGATGTGCCACTCTTTGACCGGGGGGGCCGGCGAGCGCAACTCACTGAGGCGGGATATTTGTTACTTAGCTATGGTGAAAAAATATTAACTTTATGTCAAGAAACCTGTCGCGCTATTGAAGATTTACAAAACCTGCAAGGCGGAACTTTAATTATTGGGGCATCCCAAACCACCGGCACTTATCTATTGCCACGCATGATTGGTCAATTCCGCCAGCGTTATCCTGATGTGGCCGTTCAGTTGCACGTCCATTCGACCAGACGCACGTCTTGGAGTGTGGCCAATGGTCAAATCGATTTGGCAATTGTCGGGGGAGAGGTGCCGGCAGAGTTACAAGAATCTTTGGAAGTGGTGCCATACGCCGAAGATGAACTGGCTTTGATTTTGCCGGTGGCTCATCCTTTTGCGAAAAACGGCACAGTTCAAAAAGATGATTTATATAAATTGCAATTTATTACCCTAGACTCGCAATCGACGATTCGCAAAGTAATTGACGCCGTTCTAACTCGTTCGGGAATTGATACTCGTCGGCTCAAAATTGAAATGGAACTCAACTCAATAGAAGCAATTAAAAATGCAGTTCAAGCCGGCCTGGGCGCTGCTTTTGTCTCGGTTTCTGCTATCGAAAAAGAACTGCAAATGGGTATTCTTTATCGCGCTCAAACTGATGATGTGGTTGTTAAAAGGATGCTTTCGGTTATCTATAATCCTAATCGCTATCGTTCCAAAGCAGCAGAAGCTTTTAGTCGCGAAGTTTTGCCGCTTTTTGCTACACTCGGACTTGATAAACGTCTGACCAATCCCCCAACTCCTACCCTTGATACAGAAATAGAAATTACTAGCCCGAATTCTACTGCCGGTTAA
- a CDS encoding alpha/beta fold hydrolase yields the protein MTTQQISVSKTIEKFIWSWRGHQIYYTVSGEGRPLVLIHGFGASIGHWRNNIPVLASGGYRVFALDLLGFGASDKPALSYSLELWQELLKDFWTEKINEPAIFVGNSIGALLSLMVVANHPEISLGAVLINCAGGLNHRPDELNFPLRFVMGTFTKLVSSKLLGGLMFNNIRQKHRIRNTLRQVYRNHEAITDELVEMLYEPSCHAGAQQVFASILTAPPGPRLADLLPKVKHPLLVLWGADDPWTPINGGRVFEEFKGVPVEFVAIPNTGHCPHDERPDVVNELVLRWLEGI from the coding sequence GTGACGACACAACAGATTTCCGTCTCCAAAACAATTGAAAAGTTTATCTGGTCTTGGCGTGGGCATCAAATTTATTACACTGTAAGCGGTGAAGGCCGGCCTTTGGTGTTAATTCACGGATTTGGTGCATCAATTGGTCACTGGCGTAATAATATCCCTGTGTTGGCGAGTGGGGGTTATCGGGTTTTTGCGCTGGATCTGCTGGGGTTTGGTGCTTCGGATAAACCGGCTTTAAGTTACTCTTTGGAATTGTGGCAAGAGTTGCTTAAGGATTTTTGGACAGAAAAAATTAATGAACCGGCTATTTTTGTCGGCAATTCTATCGGCGCTTTGCTGAGTTTAATGGTGGTGGCAAATCATCCAGAAATTAGCCTGGGTGCGGTTTTAATTAATTGTGCTGGGGGGTTAAATCACCGGCCTGATGAGTTAAATTTTCCTCTGCGTTTTGTGATGGGGACTTTTACCAAGTTGGTGAGTTCTAAATTGTTGGGTGGTTTGATGTTTAATAATATTCGTCAAAAACACCGAATTCGTAATACTTTGCGCCAAGTTTATCGCAATCACGAGGCGATTACTGATGAGTTGGTGGAGATGCTTTATGAGCCTTCTTGTCATGCCGGTGCTCAACAGGTTTTTGCTTCGATTTTGACTGCTCCTCCTGGGCCACGTCTTGCTGATTTGTTGCCAAAAGTTAAGCATCCTTTGCTTGTTTTATGGGGGGCTGATGATCCTTGGACTCCTATTAATGGGGGTCGGGTTTTTGAGGAGTTTAAGGGTGTGCCGGTGGAGTTTGTAGCTATTCCTAATACAGGTCATTGTCCCCATGATGAGCGTCCTGATGTTGTTAATGAGTTGGTTTTGCGGTGGTTGGAGGGAATTTGA
- a CDS encoding serine/threonine-protein kinase translates to MEILCTRPGCPRPVNSFADLDDSNTLSTVQQKFCISCGMPLILVGRYLPVKRLGRGGFGTAYLARDRYTPGMRRCVVKQFQPAGELSAEQMQIARQLFEREAEVLEQLGNTHPQIPDLFAFFPLEVSGGSHGQPARFFYLVQEFIDGQNLEEELAQKGKFSEAEILEVLQEILKILTFVHSHHSIHRDIKPANIMRERTGKVVLLDFGAVKQIAQGAGNLDRSTGIYSMGFAPPEQMTGSSVFPSTDLYALAVTCICLLTGKPASELFDSYTNQWNWRPHAKVSKQLAEVFDKMLKASPSARFQSAEEVLAIFTQRSSKNTPTGAKTFPVNVTQAPPTSIKQTKRKFSTLEILFGAAFTGFEGGLLFIGLQTLLPTPGILIGVLVLVLSLLIFAQNRRFIEGKDLPIFAVITGLIVWFSPLRGGLALDVVLIAAVGAALSALAVTALFRLVYVILSRIF, encoded by the coding sequence ATGGAAATTCTTTGTACGCGCCCTGGTTGCCCTCGTCCTGTCAATTCTTTTGCTGACCTTGATGATAGTAATACTCTCTCAACGGTGCAGCAAAAATTTTGCATTAGTTGCGGGATGCCTTTGATTTTAGTTGGCCGTTATTTGCCGGTGAAACGTTTGGGTAGAGGTGGTTTTGGCACGGCTTATTTGGCCCGCGACCGCTATACGCCAGGGATGCGTCGCTGTGTGGTGAAACAATTCCAACCGGCCGGCGAGTTGTCTGCCGAACAAATGCAAATTGCTCGTCAATTGTTTGAACGCGAGGCGGAAGTTTTAGAACAACTTGGCAATACTCATCCGCAAATTCCTGATTTGTTTGCCTTTTTTCCTTTGGAAGTTTCGGGCGGTTCTCACGGTCAACCGGCCCGTTTTTTTTATTTGGTTCAAGAATTCATTGATGGTCAAAATTTGGAAGAAGAACTAGCTCAAAAAGGCAAGTTTTCTGAGGCTGAAATTTTAGAAGTTTTGCAAGAAATTCTTAAAATATTGACCTTTGTTCATTCCCACCATTCTATTCACCGTGATATCAAACCGGCCAATATTATGAGGGAACGCACCGGCAAGGTTGTGTTGCTTGATTTTGGCGCGGTTAAACAAATTGCTCAAGGGGCCGGCAATTTAGATCGCAGTACGGGAATTTATTCAATGGGGTTTGCGCCGCCTGAACAAATGACAGGAAGTAGTGTTTTTCCTTCTACAGATTTATATGCTTTGGCGGTGACTTGTATTTGTTTATTGACAGGTAAACCGGCATCTGAGTTATTTGATTCTTATACAAATCAGTGGAACTGGCGACCCCACGCTAAAGTTAGTAAACAACTTGCAGAGGTTTTCGATAAAATGCTGAAAGCTTCTCCTTCAGCGCGTTTTCAGTCTGCTGAAGAAGTGCTGGCAATTTTTACACAAAGAAGTTCTAAAAATACACCGACAGGCGCAAAGACTTTCCCCGTTAACGTTACGCAAGCGCCGCCGACAAGTATAAAACAGACTAAACGTAAATTTTCGACCTTAGAAATTTTGTTTGGGGCTGCTTTTACCGGCTTTGAAGGGGGATTATTATTTATTGGGTTGCAGACTTTGTTACCTACGCCCGGAATACTTATAGGGGTATTGGTGCTTGTTTTGTCGCTGTTAATTTTTGCTCAAAATCGCCGGTTTATTGAAGGAAAAGATTTACCGATTTTTGCTGTGATTACAGGTTTAATTGTTTGGTTTTCGCCTTTGCGTGGGGGGTTGGCTTTGGATGTGGTGCTGATCGCTGCTGTGGGTGCGGCTTTGTCTGCGTTGGCGGTGACGGCTTTATTTCGTTTGGTTTATGTCATTCTTTCTCGGATTTTTTAA
- a CDS encoding NAD(P)H-quinone oxidoreductase subunit 5, with amino-acid sequence MEPLYQYAWLIPVLPLFGAMVVGLGLISFNKFTNNLRKINAVFVVSTLGAAMVLSFALLWSQIQGHPTYTRTLEWAAAGDFHLRMGYTIDHLTAVMLVIVTTVAFLVMIYTDGYMSHDAGYVRFYAYLSLFSSSMLGLVVSPNLVQIYIFWELVGMCSYLLVGFWYDRKGAADACQKAFVTNRVGDFGLLLGILALYWSTGSFEFNVMGERLHDLVETGALSAALAALFAVLVFLGPVAKSAQFPLHVWLPDAMEGPTPISALIHAATMVAAGVFLIARMYPVFEGVPVVMDIISYTGCFTAFLGASIAITQNDIKKGLAYSTISQLGYMVMAMGVGAYSAGLFHLMTHAYFKAMLFLCSGSVIHGMEEVVGHDAVLAQDMRLMGGLRKYMPVTAICFLTGTLAICGIPPFAGFWSKDEILGATFAANPVLWLFAWLTAGITAFYMFRMYFSTFEGKFRGNDIDIRNELLAESTVALAPAFGPGAMDPKELEHDSDSHSHHHSEYPHESPLTMTFPLMALAIPSVLIGFVGTPFANYFEEFIHPPMEAVVEHGEEFNLTEFLIMGGSSVGIALIGITLASLMYLSRKIDPKAIAEKIKPLYNFSRNKWYLDDINDFLFVKGSRRLARQVMEVDYRVVDGAVNLTGLLTVLGGEGLKYFETGRAQFYALIVFGAVLGIVVVFGVT; translated from the coding sequence ATGGAACCTCTGTATCAATATGCCTGGTTAATCCCCGTGTTGCCGCTATTTGGCGCGATGGTGGTGGGACTAGGATTAATTTCCTTTAACAAGTTCACGAACAATCTGCGAAAAATAAATGCAGTATTCGTGGTGTCAACGCTTGGGGCAGCGATGGTGCTGTCATTTGCCTTGTTGTGGAGTCAAATTCAAGGCCACCCTACCTATACTCGTACCTTGGAATGGGCAGCAGCAGGCGATTTTCATCTGCGAATGGGTTACACAATTGACCACCTGACGGCGGTAATGTTGGTCATCGTGACAACGGTGGCCTTTTTAGTGATGATCTATACCGATGGATATATGTCTCACGACGCTGGTTATGTGCGTTTCTACGCCTACCTGAGTCTGTTTAGTTCATCGATGTTGGGTCTGGTGGTTAGCCCTAATTTGGTGCAAATTTACATTTTCTGGGAATTGGTGGGGATGTGCTCTTATCTCCTCGTCGGTTTCTGGTATGACCGCAAAGGCGCTGCTGATGCTTGTCAAAAAGCTTTTGTTACCAACCGCGTTGGTGACTTTGGTCTGCTGTTGGGGATTTTGGCCCTTTATTGGAGCACCGGCAGTTTTGAGTTTAATGTGATGGGCGAACGCCTGCACGATCTGGTTGAAACCGGCGCGTTGTCTGCTGCTTTAGCCGCGTTGTTTGCCGTGTTGGTATTTTTGGGGCCGGTGGCCAAATCAGCGCAGTTTCCGCTTCATGTTTGGCTGCCTGATGCAATGGAAGGCCCAACGCCTATTTCTGCTTTGATCCACGCCGCCACAATGGTTGCAGCCGGGGTATTTTTGATTGCCCGGATGTACCCGGTATTTGAAGGGGTGCCGGTGGTGATGGATATCATCTCTTACACCGGCTGCTTTACGGCCTTTTTGGGGGCGTCAATTGCTATTACCCAAAATGACATTAAGAAAGGATTAGCTTATTCGACCATCTCCCAGCTTGGCTATATGGTAATGGCGATGGGAGTTGGAGCCTATTCTGCCGGTTTGTTTCACTTAATGACTCACGCCTATTTCAAAGCAATGCTTTTCCTCTGTTCGGGATCGGTGATTCACGGCATGGAGGAAGTGGTCGGCCATGATGCAGTTCTGGCCCAGGATATGCGTTTGATGGGCGGTTTGCGTAAGTATATGCCGGTGACGGCTATTTGCTTTTTGACGGGAACTTTGGCCATCTGCGGGATTCCGCCTTTTGCCGGCTTCTGGTCAAAAGATGAAATCCTCGGTGCCACGTTTGCGGCAAATCCTGTTTTATGGCTTTTTGCTTGGCTGACGGCGGGAATTACGGCGTTTTATATGTTCCGTATGTATTTCTCGACGTTTGAGGGCAAATTCCGAGGCAATGATATCGATATTCGCAATGAACTTTTGGCAGAAAGTACGGTTGCTTTGGCACCGGCTTTTGGCCCTGGGGCAATGGATCCAAAAGAGTTGGAACATGATAGCGACTCCCACTCGCATCATCACAGCGAATATCCCCACGAATCGCCTCTAACCATGACTTTTCCTTTAATGGCTTTGGCAATTCCTTCTGTTTTAATTGGCTTTGTGGGAACTCCCTTTGCTAATTATTTTGAAGAATTTATCCACCCGCCGATGGAGGCTGTTGTAGAACACGGTGAGGAATTTAATTTAACTGAATTCCTAATCATGGGCGGTTCTTCTGTGGGCATTGCTTTAATCGGCATTACTCTGGCTTCTTTGATGTATTTGTCACGGAAAATTGACCCGAAAGCCATTGCCGAAAAAATTAAACCGCTTTACAACTTCTCCCGCAACAAATGGTATTTGGACGATATCAATGATTTTCTCTTCGTCAAGGGTAGCCGCCGGCTTGCCCGTCAAGTGATGGAAGTTGATTATCGTGTTGTGGATGGGGCCGTAAATTTAACCGGCTTGTTAACAGTTTTAGGCGGCGAAGGTTTGAAATATTTTGAAACCGGACGCGCTCAATTTTACGCCCTGATTGTCTTCGGTGCCGTCCTAGGTATCGTAGTAGTATTTGGCGTAACCTAA
- a CDS encoding ABC transporter substrate-binding protein, whose amino-acid sequence MSQKNEAPVLILSLLITVGLLAGGFWWLMNRSGVNFPLVNSSQNSGGNVSSGRLSLGEKILITADTNNNKKAGVEAFAKGDYATAIREFQTSLQQNRNDPESLIYLNNAKAALTGKVYKIATSVPVGGNLNVAKELLRGVAQAQDEFNQAGGLNGVLLQVVIANDDNDASVAKNVAQELVNDSSILGVVGHNASEASLAAAPVYQQGKLVMISPTSHAKSLSSIGSYIFRTIPSIRFDATVLSRYAAGKEKLKNIAICADSQAEASLSFKEEFTSNFFADGGKISGNRCDFSAADFNAQKIVSQAVSDGADGLLLAVSVGNINRAIQVAKANKNRLHLLGSYALYTFQTLDQGKADVNGMLLAVPWHPAAIENNLFTENAAKLWGGSVNWRTALAYDATQAIIAAFKGGSSRESLQKTLSSLNFSTEGATGRIQFLPSGDRNGASQLVKIVPGGNSGTGFDFVPVR is encoded by the coding sequence ATGTCTCAAAAAAATGAAGCGCCTGTTCTGATTTTGTCTTTGTTGATTACGGTTGGGTTATTGGCGGGAGGGTTTTGGTGGTTAATGAATCGTTCTGGTGTGAATTTTCCTTTGGTTAATTCAAGCCAAAATTCTGGGGGCAATGTTTCTTCGGGCCGGTTGAGTTTAGGCGAAAAAATTTTAATTACGGCTGATACAAATAATAATAAAAAAGCTGGGGTTGAAGCTTTTGCTAAGGGGGATTATGCGACGGCTATTCGTGAGTTTCAAACTTCGCTGCAACAAAATAGAAATGACCCCGAATCTTTGATTTATTTGAATAATGCTAAGGCGGCGTTGACCGGTAAAGTTTATAAAATTGCCACAAGTGTTCCGGTTGGCGGCAATTTGAATGTTGCGAAGGAATTGCTGCGAGGAGTGGCGCAAGCCCAAGATGAATTTAATCAGGCCGGTGGATTGAATGGGGTTTTGTTACAAGTGGTAATTGCTAATGATGATAATGATGCAAGTGTGGCAAAAAATGTGGCTCAGGAATTGGTTAATGATTCCAGCATTTTAGGAGTAGTGGGGCATAATGCAAGTGAGGCTTCGCTGGCGGCGGCGCCGGTTTATCAACAAGGCAAACTGGTGATGATTTCTCCGACGAGTCATGCCAAAAGTTTATCAAGTATTGGAAGTTATATTTTTCGCACGATTCCTAGTATTCGCTTTGATGCAACTGTCCTTTCTCGCTATGCTGCTGGAAAGGAGAAGTTAAAAAATATTGCCATTTGTGCAGATTCTCAAGCAGAGGCGAGTCTGTCTTTCAAAGAAGAATTTACGTCAAATTTCTTTGCCGATGGAGGCAAAATTTCTGGGAATCGCTGTGATTTTTCGGCGGCAGATTTTAATGCTCAAAAAATTGTTTCTCAGGCGGTAAGTGATGGGGCTGATGGTTTGTTATTGGCGGTTTCTGTGGGTAATATTAATCGGGCAATTCAGGTGGCAAAGGCAAATAAAAACAGGTTACACTTGTTGGGAAGTTATGCGCTTTATACTTTTCAAACTTTAGATCAAGGTAAGGCAGATGTGAATGGGATGCTGTTGGCGGTTCCTTGGCATCCGGCGGCAATTGAAAATAATTTGTTTACAGAAAATGCGGCTAAACTTTGGGGCGGTTCGGTGAATTGGCGCACGGCTTTGGCTTATGATGCCACTCAGGCTATTATTGCCGCTTTTAAGGGTGGTTCGAGTCGAGAATCTCTGCAAAAAACTTTGTCGAGTCTGAATTTTTCTACTGAAGGCGCTACCGGAAGAATTCAGTTTTTGCCGTCGGGAGACAGAAATGGGGCTTCGCAATTGGTTAAAATTGTGCCTGGTGGCAATTCGGGTACGGGTTTTGATTTTGTGCCGGTGAGGTGA
- a CDS encoding NnrU family protein, which produces MSLVSLTTSHFIMLGLLFVFAVAHSGLAALRSRGEKLIGARLYRVLFALVSLPLAVVLIVYFFNHRYDGLQLWQLQGVPGIQPLVWILSAISFIFLYPATFNLLEIAAVQKPEVHLYETGIIRITRHPQMVGQIIWCVAHTLWLGTSFTLVTSLGLVLHHLFGVWHGDRRLLARYGEAFEKVKDRTSVIPFLAIFQGRQSLQWAEFLRPAYLGITVFVLLLWWAHPLLMRATASVNL; this is translated from the coding sequence ATGTCTCTAGTTTCCCTAACCACCAGCCATTTTATAATGCTGGGCTTGCTTTTTGTGTTTGCAGTAGCCCATAGCGGTTTGGCCGCCTTACGGTCAAGGGGCGAAAAATTAATCGGTGCCAGACTGTACCGAGTTTTGTTTGCCTTAGTAAGTTTACCGTTGGCTGTGGTCTTGATTGTTTATTTCTTTAACCATCGTTACGATGGCCTGCAATTGTGGCAATTGCAAGGAGTACCAGGAATACAACCTCTGGTGTGGATACTTTCAGCCATTTCTTTTATTTTTCTCTACCCGGCGACGTTCAACTTATTAGAAATTGCCGCTGTCCAAAAGCCAGAAGTCCATCTCTACGAAACCGGCATTATTCGCATCACTCGTCATCCCCAAATGGTGGGCCAGATCATCTGGTGTGTGGCGCATACGCTGTGGTTGGGTACTTCCTTTACGCTGGTTACTTCTTTGGGTTTAGTGCTACATCATTTATTTGGGGTGTGGCACGGGGATCGCCGTTTATTGGCCCGTTATGGCGAAGCCTTTGAGAAGGTTAAAGATCGCACCTCTGTGATTCCTTTTTTGGCAATTTTTCAAGGCCGGCAGTCTTTACAGTGGGCTGAGTTTCTCCGTCCCGCTTATCTAGGCATAACGGTGTTTGTTTTGTTGTTGTGGTGGGCACATCCCCTCTTGATGCGGGCTACAGCCAGCGTAAATTTGTGA
- a CDS encoding NAD(P)H-quinone oxidoreductase subunit 4, translated as MNLEHFPWLSFIILFPIAAALLIPILPDKDGKTVRWFALIIGLIDFAVTVYAFYTGYDLKNPELQLVESYSWVPQLDLRWTVGADGLSMPLILLTGFITTLAILAAWPVTLKPKLFYFLMLAMYGGQIAVFAVQDILLFFLVWELELVPVYLILAIWGGKKRQYAATKFILYTAGGSLFILVAGLTMAFYGDTVTFDMRAIANKDYAMNLQLWLYGGFLIAYGVKLPIFPLHTWLPDAHGEATAPAHMLLAGILLKMGGYALFRMNAGMLPDAHAVFAPILVILGVVNIIYAALTSFAQRNLKRKIAYSSISHMGFVLIGLASYTDLGVSGAMLQMISHGLIGASLFFMVGCTYDRTHTLMLDEMGGVGQKMPKVFAMWTACSLASLALPGMSGFVAELMVFVGFATSDAYSPVFKVIVVFLAAVGVILTPIYLLSMLREIFYGPENKELVEHEVLVDAEPREVFIISSLLVPIIGIGLYPKIMTQVYDATMVQFTQHLRHSVPTLTENVAFEGPAMVAPKLR; from the coding sequence ATGAATTTAGAACATTTTCCCTGGTTGAGTTTTATAATCTTGTTTCCAATAGCAGCCGCGCTGCTGATTCCAATTTTGCCAGATAAAGATGGCAAAACTGTAAGATGGTTTGCCTTAATAATTGGACTAATTGATTTTGCTGTTACCGTCTATGCCTTTTACACCGGCTATGATCTGAAAAACCCAGAATTGCAACTTGTAGAAAGTTATTCTTGGGTACCGCAGTTAGATTTGAGATGGACAGTAGGCGCTGATGGCCTTTCAATGCCATTAATTCTGCTCACCGGCTTTATCACAACTTTAGCTATTTTAGCAGCTTGGCCGGTGACTTTAAAACCGAAACTTTTTTACTTTTTGATGCTGGCAATGTATGGCGGCCAGATTGCGGTTTTTGCGGTTCAAGATATTCTTTTGTTTTTCTTGGTTTGGGAACTGGAATTAGTGCCGGTTTACCTAATTTTGGCAATTTGGGGCGGCAAAAAACGTCAATATGCGGCTACTAAGTTTATCCTCTATACGGCTGGTGGTTCGCTGTTTATTTTAGTGGCCGGTTTGACGATGGCATTTTATGGCGATACCGTCACTTTTGATATGCGGGCAATTGCAAATAAAGATTATGCGATGAATTTGCAGTTGTGGCTTTATGGAGGATTTTTAATAGCTTATGGTGTGAAGTTGCCGATTTTTCCGCTGCATACTTGGCTACCAGATGCTCATGGTGAAGCTACTGCACCGGCGCATATGTTACTAGCAGGAATTCTGCTAAAAATGGGCGGTTATGCGCTGTTTCGTATGAATGCGGGGATGTTACCGGATGCTCATGCGGTGTTTGCCCCCATTTTAGTGATTTTAGGTGTGGTTAATATTATCTATGCTGCACTCACTTCTTTTGCTCAAAGGAATTTAAAACGCAAGATTGCTTATTCGTCTATTTCTCACATGGGTTTTGTTTTGATTGGCCTTGCTTCTTATACTGATTTGGGTGTTAGTGGGGCAATGCTGCAAATGATTTCTCATGGTTTAATTGGGGCGAGTTTGTTTTTTATGGTGGGTTGCACTTATGACCGGACTCATACTTTGATGTTGGATGAGATGGGTGGAGTCGGTCAAAAAATGCCGAAAGTTTTTGCTATGTGGACTGCTTGTTCTTTGGCTTCTTTGGCATTACCAGGAATGAGTGGTTTTGTGGCAGAGTTGATGGTGTTTGTTGGTTTTGCTACGAGTGATGCTTATAGTCCGGTGTTTAAGGTGATTGTGGTGTTTTTGGCGGCGGTTGGGGTGATTTTAACTCCGATTTATCTGCTATCAATGCTGCGGGAAATTTTCTATGGCCCGGAAAATAAGGAACTTGTGGAACATGAGGTTTTAGTAGATGCAGAACCTCGTGAGGTGTTTATTATTTCGTCTTTGTTGGTGCCTATTATTGGGATTGGTTTGTATCCCAAGATTATGACGCAGGTTTATGATGCAACGATGGTGCAGTTTACTCAACATTTGCGTCATTCTGTGCCAACTTTGACGGAGAATGTGGCGTTTGAGGGGCCGGCAATGGTTGCGCCTAAGCTTCGTTAG